The following coding sequences are from one Azospirillum humicireducens window:
- a CDS encoding 3-oxoacyl-ACP reductase: MDFQGKAILVTGAGRGIGAAIARAFAAEGAMVAVNYLRNQLAAEAVAAECRALGGDGLPLRADVTDAAAVAGMVETAVAEFGGLDVVVNNAFAPYVFDPDRRRLFWETEWDDYQTQIDGALKSTHAVCRAVLPALRRRGGGSIVNMATDLVARPTVPYHDYTTAKAALIGFSRTLAAELGPFGIRVNCVAPGLVYPTDASRSTPEPVKDRITALTPLGRIAAPEDVAGPVLFLASDWSRFMTGQTLTVDGGLVMGGA, from the coding sequence ATGGATTTCCAGGGCAAGGCCATCCTCGTCACCGGCGCCGGGCGCGGCATCGGCGCCGCCATCGCCCGCGCTTTTGCCGCCGAAGGGGCGATGGTGGCGGTCAACTACCTGCGCAACCAGTTGGCGGCGGAGGCGGTGGCGGCGGAGTGCCGGGCGCTGGGCGGCGACGGGCTGCCGCTGCGCGCGGACGTGACCGACGCGGCGGCGGTCGCCGGGATGGTGGAGACGGCGGTGGCGGAGTTCGGCGGGCTGGACGTTGTCGTCAACAACGCCTTCGCCCCTTATGTCTTCGATCCCGACCGGCGGCGGCTGTTCTGGGAAACCGAATGGGACGACTACCAGACCCAGATCGACGGAGCGCTGAAAAGCACCCATGCCGTCTGCCGGGCGGTGCTGCCGGCGCTGCGGCGGCGGGGCGGAGGCAGCATCGTCAACATGGCGACCGACCTCGTGGCGCGGCCGACCGTGCCATATCACGACTATACCACCGCCAAGGCGGCGCTGATCGGCTTCAGCCGCACCCTGGCGGCGGAGCTGGGGCCGTTCGGCATCCGCGTCAACTGCGTGGCGCCGGGTCTGGTCTATCCCACCGACGCCAGCCGCTCGACACCGGAACCGGTGAAAGACCGCATCACCGCCCTGACGCCGCTGGGCCGTATCGCGGCGCCGGAGGATGTCGCCGGGCCGGTGCTGTTCCTCGCCTCCGACTGGAGCCGCTTCATGACCGGGCAGACACTGACGGTGGATGGCGGGCTGGTGATGGGCGGCGCCTGA
- a CDS encoding ABC transporter substrate-binding protein, producing MGLFSRVAGATALVGALLLGGMSGALAQVMDKVTVAGWSQPISEITNLLAEPDKGFFKAKGIALDYVPGTGGGSAIQTMLTGKADIAFTDPAALYLALDKGEKLVAIYNIYPQNVFNVVSPKANGIAKPADLKGKRVGVYSLSSGTRQNLAVLLHQVGLSEKDVTIEVTGLLNFAPVIQGQVDATAATDTGLYVARLKGLPEVNVIEVRDSLNLPSDIFVVTEETYRNRKPLLARFLAAYRDSAAWMIANPEEAARLAVTRAINGSDEAVNLGIIKLRNASTVSETTEREGLGAFDPGVMQKGADTFHQLGLIARPLDMGAVVRTDLIPPKQ from the coding sequence ATGGGTCTGTTTTCTCGTGTGGCGGGAGCGACCGCCCTTGTCGGGGCGCTGCTGCTGGGCGGCATGTCCGGCGCGCTCGCCCAGGTGATGGACAAGGTGACGGTGGCGGGCTGGAGCCAGCCGATCAGCGAGATCACCAACCTGCTGGCCGAACCCGACAAGGGCTTCTTCAAGGCCAAGGGCATCGCGCTCGACTATGTGCCCGGCACCGGCGGCGGGTCGGCGATCCAGACCATGCTGACCGGCAAGGCCGACATCGCCTTCACCGATCCCGCCGCCCTCTATCTGGCGCTGGACAAGGGCGAGAAGCTGGTCGCCATCTACAACATCTACCCGCAGAACGTCTTCAACGTGGTGTCGCCCAAGGCCAACGGCATCGCCAAGCCCGCCGACCTCAAGGGCAAGCGCGTCGGCGTCTACAGCCTGTCGAGCGGCACCCGCCAGAATCTGGCCGTGCTGCTGCATCAGGTGGGCCTGAGCGAGAAGGACGTGACCATCGAGGTGACCGGGCTGCTGAACTTCGCCCCGGTGATCCAGGGGCAGGTGGACGCCACGGCGGCGACCGACACCGGCCTCTACGTCGCGAGGCTGAAGGGCCTGCCCGAGGTCAATGTGATCGAGGTGCGCGACAGCCTGAACCTGCCGAGCGACATCTTCGTGGTGACGGAGGAGACCTACCGCAACAGGAAGCCGCTGCTCGCCCGCTTCCTCGCCGCCTACCGCGACAGCGCCGCCTGGATGATCGCCAACCCGGAGGAGGCGGCCCGCCTCGCCGTCACCCGCGCCATCAACGGGTCGGACGAGGCGGTCAACCTGGGCATCATCAAGCTGCGCAACGCCTCCACCGTGTCGGAAACGACGGAGCGCGAGGGGCTGGGCGCCTTCGATCCCGGCGTGATGCAGAAGGGCGCCGACACTTTCCACCAGTTGGGGCTGATCGCCCGCCCGCTCGACATGGGCGCGGTGGTGCGTACCGACCTGATCCCACCCAAGCAGTGA
- a CDS encoding ABC transporter permease: MTARIAAILLPLLLLAGWEGYCRWSGIPALVLPPPSAVVAALWSGLASGRLLPHLAVTAAEMALGLGIGCVVGFVAGVALAEVAGLRRLLYPYVIASQVVPKLALAPLFILWFGFGMASTVAITALICFFPLLENTLTGLDRVDPAKRELFRMLRAGRWRTLTRLKIPAGLPVILAGLRVAVVLALVGAVVGEFIGGRQGLGASIIAAQGMMDTPLMFALFAVITALGMLVYQATLLIERWLLSRQAKG; the protein is encoded by the coding sequence ATGACGGCCCGCATCGCCGCGATCCTGTTGCCGCTGCTGCTTCTGGCGGGGTGGGAGGGCTATTGCCGCTGGTCGGGGATTCCGGCGCTGGTGCTGCCGCCGCCCTCCGCCGTGGTGGCGGCGCTGTGGAGCGGTCTGGCGAGCGGACGGCTGCTGCCGCATCTGGCGGTGACCGCGGCGGAGATGGCGCTCGGGCTCGGCATCGGCTGCGTCGTCGGCTTCGTCGCCGGGGTGGCGCTGGCGGAGGTCGCGGGGCTCCGCCGGCTGCTCTATCCCTACGTCATCGCCAGCCAGGTGGTGCCGAAGCTGGCGCTGGCGCCGCTGTTCATCCTGTGGTTCGGCTTCGGCATGGCCTCCACCGTCGCGATCACGGCGCTGATCTGCTTCTTCCCGCTGCTGGAGAACACGCTGACCGGGCTCGACCGCGTCGATCCGGCCAAGCGGGAGCTGTTCCGCATGTTGCGCGCCGGGCGGTGGCGCACCCTGACGCGGCTGAAGATTCCCGCGGGCCTCCCGGTGATCCTGGCCGGGCTGCGGGTGGCGGTGGTGCTGGCGCTGGTCGGTGCCGTGGTCGGGGAGTTCATCGGCGGACGCCAGGGGCTGGGCGCCTCGATCATCGCCGCACAGGGGATGATGGACACTCCGCTGATGTTCGCCCTGTTCGCGGTCATCACCGCGCTGGGCATGCTGGTGTATCAGGCCACGCTGCTGATCGAGCGGTGGCTGTTGTCTCGACAGGCGAAAGGATAG
- a CDS encoding ABC transporter ATP-binding protein: MPIDPPAFLSFENVRFDYGGSAIVDGVDWTVGRGAVHCLLGRSGCGKTTLLKLAAGLLPPAAGRVRLGGVPVRGPGDAVGFVFQAPTLLEWLTVLDNVLLPVTLHRRASADDRARALDLLERVGLAGLSGRGPRALSGGQQSRVALARALIADPALLLLDEPFAALDALTREELQEDLLRLCAQRGTTALFVTHDIAEAVYLGDRVAVMADGRLRHSLAIDLPRPRPRDLRYDPRFNVLCRELRHAMDGGSGLRRAEAAE; this comes from the coding sequence ATGCCGATTGACCCGCCGGCCTTCCTGAGCTTCGAGAACGTGCGCTTCGACTACGGCGGTTCGGCCATCGTCGACGGTGTCGACTGGACGGTCGGCCGGGGTGCTGTCCACTGCCTGCTGGGGCGCAGCGGCTGCGGCAAGACCACGCTGCTGAAGCTGGCCGCCGGGCTGCTGCCCCCCGCCGCCGGGCGGGTGCGGCTGGGCGGCGTGCCGGTGCGCGGGCCGGGCGATGCGGTTGGCTTCGTCTTCCAGGCGCCGACGCTGCTGGAATGGCTGACGGTTCTCGACAATGTGCTGCTGCCGGTGACGCTGCACCGCCGCGCCAGCGCCGACGACCGCGCCCGCGCGCTGGACCTGCTGGAGCGGGTCGGGCTGGCCGGGCTGTCGGGACGGGGACCGCGGGCGCTGTCGGGCGGCCAGCAGAGCCGGGTTGCGCTGGCCCGCGCGCTGATCGCCGATCCGGCGCTGCTTCTGCTCGACGAGCCCTTTGCCGCGCTGGACGCCCTCACGCGCGAAGAGTTGCAGGAGGATCTGCTGCGGCTGTGCGCGCAGCGCGGCACCACCGCCCTGTTCGTCACCCACGACATCGCCGAGGCGGTCTATCTGGGCGACCGCGTGGCGGTGATGGCGGACGGGCGGCTGCGCCACAGCCTTGCCATCGACCTGCCGCGCCCGCGCCCGCGCGACCTGCGTTACGATCCGCGCTTCAACGTGCTGTGCCGCGAGCTGCGCCATGCCATGGACGGCGGGTCCGGGCTGCGGCGGGCGGAGGCGGCGGAATGA
- a CDS encoding acyl-CoA reductase, whose product MAFGDEPELAGHLPGLPPDAVERRVLTFGSGAEALRVAVPVLDSGQVERVAATVRAAARGYLKTLPTAHIVAVIDAAIQRLLDRGDPWRQRAERLLPIVTGYDAEMVRLGLTGYLKTFRAHELRRFLAEDFANPLVLDEFQPAAKGGFTRAFGPDLLLHVWAGNVPGLPLWSLISGLLVKSGTVGKLPSAEPLFAGWFAQLLAEIDPRLGECLAVVWWKGGDAAAERAWLAQADTVVAYGGTAALAAIRDRVPVTTRFLPYGHKISFALVSRAALDPRRAGETARLAAHDIARYDQQGCYSPQTLFVERGGRLSPQDFAVLLAHELAVQARKHPRRPLSMAEGGEVAGWRDGQAMRGLDGSGHLLLSDPAGGWCVSCTDAPDGLAPTALNRTVAVVAVDDLAEVAGRVAPHRAVLQTAGIAASPEELFRLAGPLGAAGVTRLCALGGMTAPEAGWHHDGRFNLLDLVTVTEIERSAEALAEGLARYAD is encoded by the coding sequence TTGGCCTTCGGCGACGAACCGGAACTGGCAGGCCATCTGCCCGGCCTGCCGCCGGATGCGGTGGAGCGGCGCGTGCTGACCTTCGGGTCGGGCGCCGAGGCGTTGCGCGTGGCGGTGCCGGTGCTGGATTCCGGGCAGGTGGAGCGGGTGGCGGCGACGGTCCGGGCCGCGGCGCGCGGCTATCTGAAGACGCTGCCGACAGCGCACATCGTCGCGGTGATCGATGCGGCGATCCAACGGCTGCTCGACCGCGGGGATCCGTGGCGCCAAAGGGCGGAGCGGCTGCTGCCCATCGTCACCGGCTATGATGCCGAGATGGTCAGGCTGGGGCTGACCGGTTATCTGAAGACCTTCCGCGCCCATGAGCTGCGCCGCTTCCTGGCGGAGGATTTCGCCAACCCGCTGGTGCTGGACGAGTTCCAGCCGGCGGCCAAGGGCGGCTTCACCCGCGCCTTCGGCCCCGACCTGCTGCTGCATGTCTGGGCGGGCAATGTGCCGGGACTGCCCCTGTGGAGCCTGATCTCCGGCCTGCTGGTCAAGTCCGGTACGGTCGGCAAGCTGCCCAGTGCCGAGCCGCTGTTCGCGGGCTGGTTCGCGCAATTGCTGGCGGAGATCGATCCCCGGCTGGGCGAGTGTCTGGCCGTGGTGTGGTGGAAGGGCGGCGATGCGGCGGCGGAGCGGGCATGGCTGGCCCAGGCCGACACGGTGGTCGCCTATGGCGGCACCGCGGCGCTGGCGGCGATCCGCGACCGGGTGCCGGTGACCACCCGCTTCCTGCCCTACGGCCACAAGATCAGTTTCGCGCTGGTGTCGCGCGCCGCGCTGGACCCGCGGCGGGCGGGGGAGACGGCGCGGCTGGCCGCCCACGACATCGCCCGCTACGACCAGCAGGGCTGCTATTCGCCGCAGACCCTGTTCGTCGAGCGCGGCGGCCGGCTGTCGCCGCAGGATTTCGCCGTCCTGCTCGCCCATGAACTCGCGGTGCAGGCCCGCAAGCACCCGCGCCGCCCCCTGTCGATGGCGGAGGGCGGGGAGGTTGCCGGCTGGCGCGACGGGCAGGCGATGCGCGGCCTGGACGGGTCCGGCCATCTGCTGCTGTCCGATCCGGCGGGCGGCTGGTGCGTGTCCTGCACCGACGCGCCGGACGGGCTGGCGCCGACCGCGCTGAACCGGACGGTTGCCGTTGTCGCGGTGGACGATCTGGCGGAGGTCGCGGGCCGCGTCGCCCCGCACCGCGCCGTGCTGCAGACCGCCGGCATCGCCGCATCGCCGGAGGAGCTGTTCCGGCTGGCCGGGCCGCTGGGGGCGGCGGGGGTCACGCGGCTTTGTGCCTTGGGCGGCATGACCGCGCCGGAGGCGGGCTGGCACCATGACGGCCGGTTCAACCTGCTGGATCTGGTGACGGTGACGGAGATCGAACGCTCGGCGGAAGCGCTGGCGGAGGGGTTGGCCCGCTATGCCGATTGA
- a CDS encoding anti-sigma factor family protein, translated as MMGTGMNGEWQADLHAYIDGELDPARRLAFEAFLASNPAAAARLHDYLHQREALRQGFARMTGDPPRHTESLTGRLYGRLRTERVIRRFGPLAAAILLLVGGANIAALVHHQQKTASYSVPDFAEQAAEMHETAVSQSLALSDQSLADLNAMAEGLPHRLGAVTVNLPALDPNLLTLLRATLVPMSSGVGLQFVYREKDGEMLTLLVVAGDPIDDRGLHAVEQRGLQLVYWRNGATAYTLAGSRSDGDLLLVAKKMADSVRRS; from the coding sequence ATGATGGGGACCGGGATGAACGGTGAGTGGCAAGCCGACCTGCACGCCTACATCGATGGAGAACTGGATCCCGCGCGCCGGCTGGCGTTCGAGGCGTTCCTCGCCTCCAACCCGGCGGCCGCCGCCCGGCTGCATGACTATCTTCATCAAAGGGAGGCACTGCGCCAGGGCTTTGCGCGGATGACCGGCGACCCTCCCCGCCACACGGAGAGCCTGACCGGGCGCCTGTACGGCCGCCTGCGCACGGAGCGGGTCATCCGGCGCTTCGGTCCGCTCGCGGCGGCGATCCTGCTGCTGGTGGGCGGCGCCAACATCGCGGCACTGGTCCATCACCAGCAGAAGACAGCCTCCTACAGCGTGCCGGACTTTGCGGAGCAGGCCGCCGAGATGCATGAAACGGCTGTCAGCCAAAGCCTTGCCCTCTCGGACCAGTCCCTGGCCGACCTGAATGCGATGGCCGAGGGGCTTCCCCACCGGCTCGGCGCCGTCACGGTCAACCTGCCGGCCTTGGACCCGAACCTGCTGACTCTGTTGCGGGCGACCCTGGTGCCGATGAGCAGCGGCGTCGGCCTCCAGTTCGTCTACCGCGAGAAGGACGGCGAGATGCTGACGCTTCTGGTCGTCGCCGGGGATCCGATCGACGACAGAGGTCTGCACGCCGTCGAGCAGCGCGGGCTTCAACTGGTCTATTGGCGCAACGGCGCCACCGCCTACACGCTTGCGGGCAGCCGGTCGGACGGCGACCTGCTTCTGGTCGCCAAGAAGATGGCCGACAGCGTGAGGCGGTCCTGA
- a CDS encoding sigma-70 family RNA polymerase sigma factor, whose amino-acid sequence MTFSLRSQLSDHVRTLRRYAMTLVRNRDDAEDLVQETLVRAIAGARTYRPEANLRSWLFGILHNVHVSDRRRDQVRTRAAASIEPLVRSDIAPNQPDQVELARTMEAFARLPEDQRRALMLVAVDGMSYQEAAGILGIPLGTLMSRLARGREALRADVRGDGSRADDGRPAPLRVVK is encoded by the coding sequence GTGACGTTCAGCCTGCGAAGCCAGTTGTCGGATCACGTCCGCACCTTGCGCCGCTACGCGATGACCCTGGTGCGCAACCGGGACGACGCGGAGGATCTGGTGCAGGAGACGCTGGTGCGGGCCATTGCCGGCGCCCGGACCTACCGGCCGGAGGCCAACCTGCGCTCCTGGCTGTTCGGTATCCTGCACAATGTCCATGTCAGCGACCGCCGCCGCGATCAGGTGCGGACCCGTGCGGCGGCGTCCATCGAGCCGCTCGTCCGCAGCGACATCGCGCCCAATCAACCCGATCAGGTCGAACTTGCCCGCACCATGGAGGCCTTCGCCCGGCTTCCCGAGGATCAGCGGCGGGCGCTCATGTTGGTTGCGGTCGACGGAATGAGCTACCAGGAGGCCGCCGGGATTCTCGGCATTCCGCTTGGAACGCTGATGTCGCGCCTCGCGCGCGGGCGGGAGGCGCTGCGCGCCGACGTGCGTGGAGATGGGAGCCGGGCGGATGACGGCAGGCCGGCGCCTTTGCGGGTGGTGAAGTAA
- a CDS encoding ABC transporter ATP-binding protein encodes MTPAPSPTGAPRPRQTSSVVVEGLSCELAGRKVLSNIGFAVEEGAILGILGPNGSGKTTLLRCLAGLQAPSAGRIRIDGADPRALRPAELARRLALQAQDSTAALGFTVRDVVGMGRLVHRRSVFSGNGAEDRAIVEDALTRLELEALAERPVEQLSGGERQRVMIARALAQRPRILLLDEPTNHLDIQHRFAVLDLVRSLGITVVMTLHDIELAARWCDRLLLLKDGRLQADAVPEEALTAERLTAVYRVAAAVDRRPCDGRLRIDLSPLAPRRLDHA; translated from the coding sequence ATGACGCCAGCGCCTTCCCCCACCGGGGCACCCCGCCCCCGCCAGACCTCCTCCGTCGTGGTGGAGGGGCTGAGCTGCGAGCTGGCCGGCCGCAAGGTCCTGTCGAACATCGGCTTCGCCGTTGAGGAAGGGGCGATCCTTGGCATTCTCGGCCCGAACGGCTCGGGCAAGACCACATTGCTGCGCTGCCTCGCCGGCCTGCAGGCTCCCTCGGCCGGGCGGATCCGCATCGACGGTGCCGATCCGCGCGCCCTGCGCCCGGCTGAACTGGCGCGCCGCTTGGCGCTCCAGGCGCAGGACTCCACCGCGGCGCTCGGCTTCACCGTGCGCGACGTGGTCGGCATGGGGCGGCTGGTCCACCGCCGCTCGGTCTTCTCGGGAAACGGGGCGGAGGATCGCGCCATCGTCGAGGATGCGCTGACCCGGCTTGAGCTGGAGGCGCTGGCCGAGCGGCCGGTCGAGCAGCTGTCGGGCGGCGAGCGGCAGCGGGTGATGATCGCCCGTGCCCTGGCGCAGCGCCCGCGCATCCTGCTGCTGGACGAGCCGACCAACCATCTGGACATCCAGCACCGCTTCGCAGTCCTCGATCTGGTGCGCTCGTTGGGCATCACCGTGGTGATGACGCTGCACGACATCGAACTGGCGGCGCGCTGGTGCGACCGCCTGCTGCTGCTGAAGGACGGCCGCCTGCAGGCCGACGCCGTGCCGGAAGAGGCACTGACGGCGGAACGGCTCACCGCCGTCTACCGGGTCGCCGCCGCCGTGGATCGCCGCCCGTGCGACGGCCGGCTGCGCATCGACCTGTCACCGCTGGCCCCTCGCCGACTGGACCACGCATGA
- a CDS encoding ABC transporter substrate-binding protein: MIPALFRPILRSALLAAGLALPTAPALAQSYPVEVANCFWTARFTAPPKRPMVHDVNMTQTMLDLGLADRLVAVSGIAGAERHLIAPPGAVAALPQLPDRAPTLEAVLAADPDFLFAGWSYGFNEARGLTPARLAEMGVATYTLRESCIRIGPREPIGMETLYADLLALGRIFGIADRAEAMVADFRRRVAAVTRLTGTAAQRPRVMYCDDCHTNAAPLSVGREGMTSLLMELAGGRNIFDDIANSYVRVSWEEMARRDPQWIIVSDHRIPAEAAIRYLLSAPQLADVEAVRKRQFIVLTYAEQTPSTRNVDALERMARTLHPELFTP, encoded by the coding sequence ATGATCCCGGCCCTGTTCCGCCCCATTCTCCGCAGCGCCCTGCTCGCCGCCGGGCTTGCCTTGCCAACCGCTCCCGCCCTTGCGCAGAGCTATCCGGTCGAGGTTGCCAACTGCTTCTGGACCGCCCGCTTCACCGCTCCACCCAAGCGGCCGATGGTCCATGACGTCAACATGACACAGACCATGCTGGACCTCGGACTGGCTGACCGGCTGGTCGCGGTTTCCGGCATCGCCGGGGCCGAGCGCCACCTGATCGCGCCGCCCGGCGCGGTCGCCGCCCTGCCCCAGTTGCCCGACCGCGCCCCGACGCTGGAAGCGGTGCTGGCCGCCGACCCGGATTTCCTGTTCGCCGGCTGGAGCTATGGCTTCAACGAGGCGCGCGGCCTCACCCCCGCCCGCCTTGCGGAGATGGGCGTCGCGACCTACACGCTGCGGGAAAGCTGCATCCGCATCGGCCCGCGTGAGCCGATCGGCATGGAGACGCTCTACGCCGACCTGCTGGCGCTGGGCCGGATCTTCGGCATCGCCGACCGGGCGGAGGCCATGGTCGCCGACTTCCGCCGCCGCGTCGCCGCCGTGACCCGGCTGACCGGCACTGCCGCCCAGCGGCCGCGCGTCATGTATTGCGACGATTGCCACACCAACGCAGCCCCGCTGTCGGTGGGGCGCGAGGGCATGACCAGCCTGCTGATGGAACTGGCGGGCGGCCGCAACATCTTCGACGACATCGCCAACAGCTATGTCCGGGTCAGCTGGGAGGAGATGGCGCGGCGCGACCCGCAATGGATCATCGTCAGCGACCACCGCATCCCGGCCGAGGCCGCCATCCGCTACCTGCTGTCGGCCCCGCAGCTGGCCGACGTCGAGGCGGTGCGCAAGCGGCAGTTCATCGTCCTGACCTATGCCGAACAGACCCCCTCGACGCGCAACGTCGATGCGCTGGAGCGGATGGCGCGGACGCTGCACCCGGAGCTGTTCACGCCATGA
- a CDS encoding FecCD family ABC transporter permease — translation MNRARTLRLSLLLAAALVLSLFAAVGFGAARIPTATVWSVVSHELWPAAFPAEGFGRAERNIVWELRLPRVLLGALAGAGLAAVGAVLQVVTRNPLADPYLFGVSAGASVGAVSVILFAGVVAGTLSLPAAAFLGALAAMLAVFAAARGRDGSVTSERLVLTGVAVAFILHAVTNALIVATADRSADAALFWMMGGFGTARWSVLPAPALLTLCGLGWLWLRAETVNTLALGDDAARSLGTDPQRLRLELFVVTALMTGALVSACGGIGFVGLVLPHIARLLVGGHLRTLLPVAALGGALLLLWVDVAARTLFAPREIPVGVATALVGGAFFLWLMRRRAAA, via the coding sequence ATGAACCGCGCCCGCACACTGCGTCTGTCCCTGCTGCTGGCCGCCGCCCTGGTCCTGTCGCTGTTCGCCGCGGTCGGCTTCGGCGCCGCCCGCATTCCCACGGCCACCGTCTGGTCGGTCGTCTCGCACGAGCTTTGGCCGGCGGCCTTTCCGGCGGAGGGCTTCGGCCGGGCGGAGCGCAACATCGTCTGGGAACTGCGGCTGCCCCGCGTTCTGCTGGGGGCTCTGGCCGGTGCCGGGCTGGCGGCGGTGGGGGCAGTGCTGCAGGTGGTGACGCGCAACCCGCTGGCCGACCCCTACCTGTTCGGCGTGTCGGCCGGCGCCTCGGTAGGCGCGGTGAGCGTCATCCTGTTCGCCGGCGTGGTGGCCGGAACGCTCAGCCTGCCGGCCGCCGCCTTCCTCGGCGCGCTCGCCGCGATGCTGGCCGTCTTCGCTGCGGCGCGCGGACGCGATGGCAGCGTCACCAGCGAGCGGCTGGTGCTGACCGGTGTCGCGGTCGCCTTCATCCTGCACGCCGTCACCAACGCCCTGATCGTCGCGACGGCGGACCGCAGCGCCGACGCGGCGCTGTTCTGGATGATGGGCGGCTTCGGCACCGCGCGCTGGAGCGTGCTGCCCGCCCCCGCCCTGCTGACGCTGTGCGGGCTCGGCTGGCTGTGGCTGCGGGCGGAGACGGTCAACACTCTGGCGCTCGGCGACGATGCCGCCCGCTCGCTCGGCACCGATCCGCAGCGGCTGCGGCTGGAGCTGTTCGTCGTCACCGCGCTGATGACCGGCGCGCTGGTGTCGGCCTGCGGCGGCATCGGCTTCGTCGGGCTGGTGCTGCCCCACATCGCGCGCCTGCTGGTGGGTGGGCATCTGCGGACGCTGCTGCCGGTGGCGGCGCTCGGTGGCGCCCTGCTGCTGCTGTGGGTGGATGTCGCCGCCCGCACCCTGTTCGCCCCGCGCGAGATCCCCGTCGGCGTGGCCACGGCCCTGGTCGGCGGCGCCTTCTTCCTGTGGCTCATGCGCCGCCGCGCGGCGGCCTGA
- a CDS encoding (2Fe-2S) ferredoxin domain-containing protein, whose protein sequence is MTTPLRLPPRAIVLYGRASFDHGQNLKALAAALTALQAARGVPAAVATAYADLSGPALPAVLAELERTGIEEALVIPSMVPADPSLSAWLPGALSHWAATRDFRMTVRLAPPVESALDLPAALDRIAGGQADSMDDVRKVEPSLGKPGWSEIPEHGRQLFFCTGARCLHRGADALYQHLRAAMKPHRALNAGPRRVMCARTSCLYPCNRGPLLVIQPDAVWYGGLTPERIDRIVERHLLADSPSAADILHCNRPAEDAPMG, encoded by the coding sequence ATGACCACCCCCCTTCGATTGCCGCCGCGCGCCATCGTGCTCTACGGACGCGCCTCCTTCGACCATGGGCAGAACCTGAAGGCGCTGGCCGCTGCCCTGACCGCCCTTCAGGCCGCGCGCGGCGTTCCCGCGGCGGTGGCGACCGCCTATGCCGATCTGTCCGGCCCGGCCCTGCCCGCCGTGCTGGCGGAGCTGGAACGCACCGGCATCGAAGAGGCGCTGGTTATCCCCAGCATGGTGCCGGCCGACCCCAGCCTGTCGGCCTGGCTGCCGGGCGCGCTCAGCCATTGGGCCGCGACGCGCGATTTCCGGATGACGGTGCGGCTGGCCCCGCCGGTAGAGAGCGCATTGGACCTGCCGGCGGCCCTCGACCGCATCGCCGGCGGTCAGGCCGACAGCATGGACGATGTGCGCAAAGTCGAGCCCAGCCTCGGCAAGCCCGGCTGGTCGGAGATCCCCGAGCATGGCCGTCAGCTGTTCTTCTGCACCGGCGCGCGCTGCCTGCATCGCGGCGCCGATGCGCTGTACCAGCATCTGCGCGCCGCCATGAAGCCCCACCGCGCGCTGAATGCCGGTCCCCGCCGGGTGATGTGCGCGCGGACCAGCTGCCTCTATCCCTGCAACCGCGGGCCCTTGCTGGTGATCCAGCCGGACGCGGTCTGGTACGGCGGGCTGACGCCGGAGCGGATCGACCGCATCGTCGAGCGGCATCTGCTGGCCGACAGCCCGAGCGCCGCGGACATCCTTCACTGCAACCGGCCGGCGGAGGACGCCCCGATGGGCTGA